CCGTGGGTCCATGTTCTTCTTGTGTGGAATAATGGTGGTCGTAGTAACTTTCCTTGTCAAGAACATCCAAAGGTCATCCACAGGCAGGGCTTTTATAGCTATCAGGGATAACGAACTGGCTGCTGAGGTCAGCGGTATTCCCATCTTTCGCTACAAAATGTATGCTTTCTTCATTGGGTGTCTTTTTGCTGGGCTGGCTGGCTGGTTATGGGCCTACACGCAGTTACGCGTCAATCCCGAACAGTTCTCTATGCTCGACTCCATGTGGTACCTGGGCATGATAATCATAGGCGGCTGGGGGTCTGTCACCGGGGTCTTCTTTGGTGTCGTGTTTCTGAGGGTGCTCGAGGTCATTATCACCGACCACCTGGCCCCATATCTGGCAGATACCTTCCCCTCCATAGCTATGCAGATTCATATCTCCTTGAGTCTGATACTCTGGGGTCTGGTAATCGTACTTTTCATGATGTTCCAGCAAAGAGGGCTCTACTACCTGCTGGAGAAGGCTAAGATTTACTACAGGCTTCACCCTTATTCCTATTGGGGATAGCCTGCAAGCCCTAGAAATCAGTTTCCAGCGTCGGTTCGGTGCGTTGCTGAAGTAGGTTAGCCCGGTTC
The window above is part of the Chloroflexota bacterium genome. Proteins encoded here:
- a CDS encoding branched-chain amino acid ABC transporter permease, which gives rise to MLPGGVFNTKYESDMAIFRTKTHWLMLAVLLAFVFTFPLHGSDYWLSWFIRVFVTIVVVLGLHILTGLCGQVSIGHAAFLGVGAYTVAILTTKYDWNGWVCLPLSMLAAGVVGLIFGLPCFRLRLFYLAIATMAASSIIKWCFQHFEGVTGGFIGLSLEPLTLGGKELISRGSMFFLCGIMVVVVTFLVKNIQRSSTGRAFIAIRDNELAAEVSGIPIFRYKMYAFFIGCLFAGLAGWLWAYTQLRVNPEQFSMLDSMWYLGMIIIGGWGSVTGVFFGVVFLRVLEVIITDHLAPYLADTFPSIAMQIHISLSLILWGLVIVLFMMFQQRGLYYLLEKAKIYYRLHPYSYWG